From Flavobacterium sp. 102, a single genomic window includes:
- a CDS encoding HlyD family secretion protein, translated as MSQNQDKVQETVSKETTPKPKPPVKKKNTGKIISMTILVFVLVGLYWVITSYLNIGNDRYTNAAQVESFINPINTRVSAYIKEIRFVEHQYVKKGDTLVILDDREIQTQLGQAEAAYMAALASKNVTSNSVKTASNNINTAQANIEAAQANINSAKARLWNAEQNYNRYKNLLADEAVTRQQFDQIKTEYDASKAQLGVIISQYQAITNTKETSVLTVNEVQSRLGMNDAEIKRAENALQMAKLNLSYTVITAPHDGIMGRRTVNVGQLLNISQQVATIVDINNIWISANYREKQMEKVAIGGFAKIRVDALGGKEFEGKITAISGATGARYSAVPVDNSTGNFVKVQQRIPVRIEFTKNNNPEDLKLLRAGMNVEVTLK; from the coding sequence ATGTCACAAAATCAAGATAAAGTTCAAGAAACAGTTTCAAAAGAAACTACTCCAAAGCCAAAACCGCCTGTTAAGAAGAAAAATACTGGAAAAATCATTAGTATGACTATATTGGTGTTTGTGTTGGTAGGGTTGTATTGGGTCATAACCTCTTACTTAAACATAGGAAATGATCGATACACCAATGCGGCACAAGTAGAATCATTCATCAATCCTATAAATACTCGTGTTTCGGCTTATATTAAAGAAATACGGTTTGTAGAACACCAATACGTAAAAAAGGGAGATACACTCGTCATTTTAGACGACAGGGAAATACAAACCCAGTTAGGACAGGCAGAAGCGGCTTATATGGCTGCATTGGCATCCAAAAATGTAACTTCAAATTCTGTTAAAACCGCTTCAAACAATATCAATACCGCACAAGCAAATATTGAAGCGGCACAAGCAAACATCAATTCTGCCAAAGCAAGATTGTGGAATGCTGAACAAAATTACAACCGCTACAAAAATTTATTGGCAGACGAAGCCGTTACACGCCAGCAGTTTGACCAAATAAAAACCGAATATGATGCCAGCAAAGCTCAATTGGGAGTCATAATTTCTCAATATCAAGCAATTACAAATACAAAAGAAACAAGTGTGTTGACAGTTAATGAAGTGCAATCTCGTTTGGGAATGAATGATGCGGAAATAAAACGTGCCGAAAATGCACTTCAAATGGCAAAACTCAATCTTTCCTATACGGTAATTACCGCCCCACACGATGGAATTATGGGAAGAAGAACCGTAAATGTAGGCCAGTTGTTAAATATAAGCCAGCAGGTGGCTACAATTGTTGACATTAACAACATTTGGATTTCAGCCAACTACCGTGAAAAACAAATGGAAAAAGTTGCCATCGGTGGTTTTGCAAAAATTAGGGTTGATGCATTGGGCGGAAAAGAATTTGAAGGAAAAATAACGGCTATTTCCGGAGCTACAGGAGCCAGATATTCGGCTGTTCCGGTTGATAATTCGACAGGAAACTTTGTAAAAGTGCAGCAGCGTATCCCAGTGCGGATTGAGTTTACCAAAAACAACAATCCTGAAGATCTGAAATTGCTGCGCGCAGGCATGAACGTAGAAGTTACCTTAAAATAG
- a CDS encoding TolC family protein: MKSYPFKIFFWITCLFLSSFVYAQDSIQKKKITIDELFSLVTENNPSLAVSKAGINIAKQDIKVAKNQRLPDFNANVSVTYIGDVSVLDENFSNFSKVDMPHFGNVYAIEATQLIWRGNAVNNAIQAKSLHENIASLSYLSNEQNIKLLALGYYLDLYKLQNQASVYRKNIELAEKRLKNSNQFFKQGMVTRNDVIRGELQISNLNLSLQVIENNIQILNKQLTVALGLPEETQIIAEETILNENPEISLLETYQNNIQDHPILMMTKKAVELYEVSEKITKAERMPVLSAFARNTLQRPITTISPALDMYSNGWNVGLSLSYNISSLYKTPKKIQLNKYETERAQAQANEAEQLISVAVKAAYIKYNESVTQNKTFEKNKDLANENYRIMESKYNNQLAILLDLIDASNTKLDAELQYTNSEINLIFAYYKLVKESGKL, from the coding sequence ATGAAATCATACCCTTTCAAGATTTTTTTTTGGATAACTTGCCTATTCTTAAGTTCATTTGTTTATGCCCAAGATTCAATACAAAAGAAAAAAATTACCATTGATGAACTTTTTTCTTTAGTTACAGAAAACAACCCTTCATTAGCTGTTTCTAAAGCGGGCATCAACATCGCTAAACAAGACATAAAGGTTGCTAAAAACCAGCGACTTCCTGATTTTAATGCGAATGTAAGTGTAACTTATATTGGTGATGTATCTGTTTTAGATGAAAATTTCTCTAATTTTTCAAAAGTAGATATGCCTCATTTTGGAAACGTATATGCTATAGAAGCTACTCAATTAATTTGGAGAGGAAATGCAGTAAACAATGCTATTCAGGCAAAATCGTTACATGAAAATATAGCTTCTCTTAGTTATCTGTCTAATGAACAAAATATCAAATTACTCGCATTAGGATACTATTTGGACTTGTATAAATTGCAAAATCAAGCAAGTGTTTATCGAAAAAATATTGAACTTGCAGAAAAGCGATTAAAGAACAGTAACCAATTTTTCAAACAAGGAATGGTAACCCGAAATGATGTTATCCGTGGCGAATTGCAAATTTCAAATCTTAATTTGTCTTTGCAAGTGATAGAAAATAACATTCAAATTTTAAACAAACAACTCACTGTAGCTTTGGGATTGCCAGAAGAAACACAGATTATAGCAGAAGAAACGATATTAAATGAAAATCCCGAAATTTCGCTTTTAGAAACCTATCAAAACAATATACAAGACCATCCCATCTTAATGATGACCAAAAAGGCAGTTGAACTATATGAAGTTTCTGAAAAAATAACCAAAGCAGAGCGTATGCCTGTTTTATCTGCTTTTGCAAGAAATACACTTCAACGTCCCATTACTACTATTTCACCTGCTTTGGATATGTATTCAAATGGATGGAATGTAGGTTTATCGCTTAGTTATAATATCAGTTCACTTTATAAAACGCCGAAAAAAATCCAACTTAACAAATATGAAACAGAACGAGCTCAAGCACAAGCAAACGAAGCTGAACAGTTGATAAGCGTAGCTGTGAAAGCGGCATACATCAAATACAACGAATCTGTTACCCAAAATAAAACATTTGAAAAAAATAAAGATTTAGCCAATGAAAATTACAGAATTATGGAAAGCAAGTACAACAATCAATTAGCTATTTTACTTGATTTAATTGATGCTAGCAACACCAAACTAGACGCAGAGTTGCAATACACCAATTCAGAAATCAACCTCATTTTTGCTTATTACAAGTTAGTAAAAGAAAGCGGAAAACTATAA
- a CDS encoding helix-turn-helix domain-containing protein, producing MPLIKILTEKDFFKNAKEGYLLRPSGNIVIFLVKGLMQMEINGKPVSYENEHIILISKKNIYKIIRFTETLKMYILIHNREITREKIYFNFSRYDVYQIINAEKNQNIFKLEKKAFSQTVGLVKLLNYHVNQNTKESSFQEQIIIALFTTIIYTLMDSLAEKLQSETILNTRKEEITLQFIELVSFHFKTEKELLFYAKQLNISIKYLFICVKETTKTPPTEFIANALLNEAKTLLLSTKNTIYIIASELQFSDQYAFGKFFKKHTGLSPKKYRNKNEIVFLDTI from the coding sequence ATGCCATTGATAAAAATACTCACCGAAAAAGACTTCTTTAAAAATGCTAAAGAAGGCTATCTTTTGCGCCCATCAGGCAACATCGTCATTTTTTTAGTAAAAGGACTTATGCAGATGGAAATAAATGGAAAGCCTGTATCTTATGAAAACGAACATATTATATTGATTTCAAAAAAAAATATTTATAAAATCATCCGTTTTACTGAAACGCTGAAAATGTATATTTTAATACACAACAGAGAAATTACTAGAGAAAAAATCTATTTTAATTTCAGCAGATATGATGTTTACCAAATTATAAATGCAGAAAAAAATCAAAACATCTTTAAACTAGAAAAAAAGGCTTTTAGTCAAACCGTAGGATTGGTTAAATTATTGAATTATCACGTCAATCAGAACACAAAAGAGTCTTCTTTTCAGGAACAAATTATCATTGCATTATTCACAACCATTATCTATACTTTAATGGATTCATTAGCAGAAAAACTGCAATCTGAAACGATACTAAATACCCGAAAAGAAGAAATCACACTGCAATTTATCGAATTGGTTTCTTTTCATTTTAAAACAGAAAAAGAGTTGCTTTTTTATGCCAAACAACTAAATATATCTATCAAATATCTTTTTATCTGTGTCAAAGAAACAACTAAAACACCACCTACAGAATTTATTGCAAATGCCTTACTTAATGAGGCAAAAACATTACTACTCAGTACCAAAAACACAATCTATATCATTGCATCAGAACTTCAATTTTCAGACCAATATGCCTTTGGTAAATTTTTTAAAAAGCATACAGGTTTAAGTCCGAAGAAGTATAGAAACAAAAATGAAATTGTATTTTTAGATACCATTTAA
- a CDS encoding phospholipase A, whose amino-acid sequence MKKEIVIVVSILIGCNSILGQTNTRDSINNLLKEAPQFTIFKDNYFITGFQVNEPINSNNSDAKFQISIKDRLTNAVLPFNSFLYFTYTQKSFWNIYKNSSPFSENNYNPGMGLGKFYLNKHRLLNMVGIGLDHESNGKDSIDSRSWNKVSFHYRIAFPGSITLAISTWIPFAYKSDNPDLIKYIGYFEANLIKKSRDNRFVVEITAKKGATWDNRGSFQTQFYYRIGKNNNQYLSLQYYTGYAESLLHYSESTNSIRIGLVFRPSNFFLHE is encoded by the coding sequence ATGAAAAAGGAAATAGTAATAGTGGTGAGTATATTAATAGGATGTAATAGCATTTTGGGACAAACAAATACACGAGATTCTATAAATAACTTGCTAAAAGAAGCACCTCAATTTACGATATTTAAAGACAACTATTTTATCACTGGATTCCAAGTAAATGAACCTATCAATTCAAATAATTCAGACGCTAAGTTTCAAATCAGCATTAAGGACCGATTAACCAATGCTGTACTGCCTTTCAATTCTTTCCTGTATTTTACATATACTCAAAAGTCATTTTGGAACATTTATAAAAATTCAAGCCCTTTTTCTGAAAACAATTATAATCCCGGCATGGGTCTAGGAAAATTTTATTTAAACAAGCACAGATTGTTAAATATGGTAGGTATTGGACTGGACCATGAATCCAATGGTAAAGACAGTATAGATTCCCGTTCCTGGAACAAAGTAAGTTTTCATTATAGGATTGCCTTTCCTGGCTCTATTACATTAGCAATAAGTACATGGATTCCATTTGCTTATAAAAGTGATAATCCCGATTTAATAAAATACATTGGTTATTTTGAAGCAAATCTTATAAAAAAATCTAGAGATAACCGATTCGTAGTTGAAATAACGGCAAAGAAGGGAGCAACTTGGGACAATAGAGGCTCATTTCAAACACAATTTTATTATCGAATTGGAAAAAACAACAATCAATATCTATCCTTACAATATTATACAGGTTATGCTGAAAGTTTGTTGCATTATTCAGAGAGTACCAACAGCATACGTATTGGGTTAGTATTTAGGCCATCTAATTTTTTTTTACACGAATAA
- a CDS encoding lysophospholipid acyltransferase family protein, whose protein sequence is MIFAFLYPISLFPLRILYVISDFAYYILYYLIKYRRKVVSENIKITFRSLSEKEQINIEKQFYKNFCDNFIETIKLLSISKKDLQSHISADYSELEKIISENKNCHIYLGHQFNWEWANAHIASMFHKADVLVVYKQLSSKAANNFMLRLRSRFGSKMIPSKFMKRDIKPFDQKNHILILAADQNPNISERSFWASFLSQKTAFMSGAELYTASNKTTSLFANIIKTKRGHYKFIITPIFDFSKPYQVGKITHLFIRNLESAIIANPENYLWSHRRWKHIYKNEYKKRWIGNIQ, encoded by the coding sequence ATGATTTTTGCTTTCCTATATCCTATTTCACTATTCCCTTTAAGAATATTATATGTTATTTCTGACTTCGCATATTATATTCTCTATTACCTAATAAAATATCGTAGAAAAGTTGTCTCTGAAAATATAAAAATAACTTTCAGATCATTATCTGAAAAAGAACAAATAAATATTGAGAAACAATTTTATAAAAATTTTTGTGACAACTTTATTGAAACAATAAAATTATTATCAATATCTAAAAAAGACCTTCAGTCGCATATATCCGCAGATTATTCAGAGCTTGAAAAAATTATTTCTGAAAACAAAAATTGTCATATTTACTTAGGTCATCAATTTAATTGGGAGTGGGCGAATGCACATATTGCATCCATGTTTCATAAAGCAGACGTACTAGTTGTTTATAAACAATTAAGTAGTAAAGCAGCAAATAATTTTATGTTAAGACTGAGAAGTCGATTCGGTTCTAAAATGATTCCGTCAAAATTCATGAAAAGAGATATAAAACCATTTGATCAAAAAAATCATATATTAATTTTAGCCGCTGATCAAAATCCAAATATCTCGGAAAGAAGCTTTTGGGCATCTTTTTTATCTCAAAAGACTGCCTTTATGAGTGGTGCTGAACTCTATACAGCTTCAAATAAAACTACTTCTTTATTTGCTAATATTATTAAGACAAAGAGAGGACACTATAAATTCATCATTACACCAATTTTTGATTTTTCAAAACCCTATCAAGTTGGTAAAATAACACATCTTTTTATAAGAAATCTTGAGAGTGCTATTATTGCAAATCCCGAAAATTATCTATGGAGTCATAGACGCTGGAAACATATTTATAAAAACGAATATAAAAAAAGGTGGATAGGTAATATACAATAA
- a CDS encoding patatin-like phospholipase family protein, whose amino-acid sequence MSRIGLALSGGGIKGIAHLGVLQYLTELGIKPNVIAGTSAGSLVGVFYASGFSPEEILKIGKVEKFFNYSNLLVRSGGLFTPDVFEKITKKYITHDKLELLQIPTYVTATDLTNAKLHVFSTGSLSTAVKASCCVPLVFHPVFHEGVYLSDGGILNNFPTDIIENKCDKIIGINVNAINKMEGKMGYKRMIERTLHISLNNSIDSKMNKCDVYIEPPNMGNYGTFEFKKIDEIYQIGYNHAQNLKSQLINLIEK is encoded by the coding sequence ATGTCTAGAATAGGATTAGCATTATCAGGTGGTGGAATCAAAGGTATAGCTCATCTTGGTGTACTACAATATCTAACAGAGTTAGGTATAAAACCAAACGTGATTGCGGGTACTAGTGCAGGATCATTAGTTGGTGTGTTTTACGCATCTGGTTTCAGCCCAGAAGAAATATTAAAAATTGGTAAAGTTGAAAAATTTTTCAATTATTCTAATTTATTGGTTAGAAGTGGCGGGTTGTTTACACCAGATGTTTTTGAAAAAATTACAAAAAAATACATTACACACGATAAACTTGAATTATTACAAATACCTACCTATGTCACAGCCACAGATTTAACCAACGCTAAATTACACGTTTTTAGTACAGGATCACTATCTACTGCTGTAAAAGCTTCTTGCTGCGTGCCGTTAGTTTTTCATCCAGTATTTCATGAAGGTGTCTATCTTTCAGACGGTGGTATTTTAAACAATTTTCCAACTGATATTATCGAAAATAAATGTGATAAAATTATTGGAATAAATGTTAATGCTATAAATAAAATGGAAGGCAAAATGGGATATAAAAGAATGATTGAAAGAACACTTCACATTTCATTGAACAATAGTATTGATAGTAAAATGAATAAATGTGATGTTTATATTGAACCACCTAACATGGGAAATTATGGAACTTTTGAGTTTAAAAAAATTGATGAGATTTATCAAATAGGGTATAATCATGCTCAAAATTTGAAATCACAATTAATAAATCTAATAGAAAAATAA
- a CDS encoding SDR family NAD(P)-dependent oxidoreductase, translating into MSKRLNHKNTFVIDGTSELGKEIVKSFLLENATVIVPAKSADELDILKKHVEEIKTGHLITFLTDISDFNKATDVSEIIREIYGQIDLTVAVMENEDDNDLFLTGLKISEIQKTIQNNITTCLICSQIFLNHLGNPKCTFITITNESKLKTNPISKLLSNIQDCIAKMIGEETSKIKARYFHLFINKHKNCNANTSLISQQIITIFLNNKTAKNETIIHI; encoded by the coding sequence ATGAGTAAAAGATTAAACCATAAAAACACTTTCGTTATTGACGGAACAAGTGAGTTAGGCAAAGAGATTGTAAAATCTTTTCTCTTGGAAAATGCAACTGTGATTGTGCCAGCAAAGAGTGCGGATGAATTAGATATACTAAAGAAGCATGTTGAAGAAATAAAAACGGGTCATCTGATTACTTTTTTGACTGATATTTCAGACTTCAACAAGGCAACTGATGTTTCAGAAATAATAAGAGAAATTTATGGTCAAATAGACTTAACAGTCGCAGTAATGGAAAATGAAGATGATAATGATTTATTTTTAACAGGATTAAAAATAAGTGAAATACAAAAAACTATTCAAAATAATATCACGACTTGTTTAATCTGTTCTCAAATTTTTCTTAACCACTTGGGTAATCCCAAATGTACTTTCATAACAATTACTAACGAAAGTAAACTAAAAACTAATCCTATAAGCAAATTACTTTCAAATATTCAAGATTGTATAGCTAAAATGATTGGAGAAGAAACTTCCAAAATAAAAGCTAGATATTTTCACCTATTCATTAACAAACATAAAAACTGCAATGCTAACACTAGTCTTATTAGTCAACAAATCATTACTATTTTTTTAAACAATAAAACAGCAAAAAATGAAACAATCATTCATATTTAA
- a CDS encoding glycosyltransferase family 9 protein, with translation MDFFNEINIIRRRITHRVTKNISNSSDNNFPSIDNREDIKKILICRPNHRLGNQLLMTPLVQEVINTFPNSKIDLFVKGNLSTIIYKNYPNIDKIIQLPKKPFKNLIQYLFTWLSIRKKRYDIVINVDKDSSSGRLSTKFANSAYRIFDDENEYFNLKYKDYKHLAKHPVYSLRIFLSTIGVANVKKVIPSLDLKLNSEEIAEGKKILNQLIVNKEQKTICLFTYATGNKCYSELWWMELLEKLKKEFENFNIIEVLPVENVSQIAFKAPTFYSNDIRQMGSLIANTAIFISADSGIMHLASSVQTPTVGLFSVTDLDKYQPYNKNSLGLNTNILSTNEIVKKIDAIIRK, from the coding sequence ATGGATTTTTTTAATGAAATTAACATAATTAGAAGAAGAATAACACATCGAGTGACCAAGAATATTAGCAATTCTTCTGACAATAACTTTCCTTCAATTGATAATAGAGAAGATATCAAAAAAATACTAATCTGTAGACCCAATCACAGGTTAGGAAATCAATTATTAATGACTCCATTAGTACAAGAAGTAATTAATACTTTTCCAAATAGCAAAATTGATTTATTTGTAAAAGGAAATTTATCTACAATTATATATAAAAATTATCCAAACATTGATAAAATAATTCAACTACCCAAAAAACCGTTTAAAAACTTGATTCAATATCTTTTCACGTGGTTATCTATTAGAAAAAAGCGATATGATATTGTAATTAATGTTGATAAAGATTCATCATCTGGTAGACTTTCAACCAAATTTGCTAATTCAGCGTACAGGATTTTTGATGATGAAAATGAATATTTCAACTTAAAATATAAAGATTATAAACATCTGGCTAAACATCCTGTATATAGTTTAAGGATTTTTTTGTCAACGATTGGAGTTGCCAATGTTAAAAAGGTAATACCATCATTAGATCTCAAATTAAATTCTGAAGAGATTGCTGAGGGTAAAAAAATACTAAATCAACTTATTGTAAATAAAGAACAAAAAACAATTTGCTTATTTACTTACGCAACTGGAAATAAATGCTATTCAGAATTATGGTGGATGGAATTACTTGAAAAATTAAAAAAAGAATTTGAAAATTTTAATATCATAGAAGTTTTACCTGTTGAAAACGTTTCCCAAATTGCTTTTAAAGCACCTACGTTTTATAGTAACGATATACGTCAAATGGGATCACTAATTGCAAATACGGCTATTTTTATTAGTGCCGATAGCGGAATTATGCACTTAGCAAGTTCTGTACAAACACCTACGGTCGGATTATTTTCAGTTACTGATTTGGATAAATACCAACCTTATAATAAAAATAGTTTAGGACTAAATACTAACATTCTTAGCACAAATGAAATCGTCAAAAAAATTGATGCAATTATCAGAAAGTAA
- a CDS encoding phosphatase PAP2 family protein: MLEKIKELDTHLFLYLNGIHNPFFDQIMYWASDKIFWAPFYLLIVYIIIKQYKRQSISVFIAIGLVITFCDQTASHLIKNIVKRLRPSHEPALQKFIHLSEAGPGGQYGFISSHSANAFGFATFLILLLPNKYNWLKGILLFWAILVAYSRIYNGVHYPTDVIVAMFLGIIYGYLAKTILVKHDLSYKY; this comes from the coding sequence ATGTTAGAAAAGATCAAAGAACTTGACACACATTTATTTCTTTACTTAAACGGAATTCACAATCCTTTTTTTGATCAAATTATGTATTGGGCGAGCGATAAAATATTTTGGGCGCCATTTTATTTATTAATAGTTTACATAATCATCAAACAATATAAAAGGCAAAGTATTTCAGTTTTTATTGCGATAGGTCTAGTAATAACATTTTGCGACCAAACCGCATCGCATCTTATTAAAAATATTGTCAAAAGATTAAGACCATCTCACGAACCAGCTTTGCAAAAGTTTATCCACTTAAGCGAAGCAGGACCTGGTGGACAATACGGTTTTATTTCTTCACATTCAGCTAATGCTTTTGGTTTTGCTACTTTTCTCATTCTACTATTGCCTAATAAATACAATTGGTTAAAAGGCATATTGTTGTTTTGGGCTATTTTAGTTGCCTACAGCCGTATTTATAATGGTGTACACTATCCTACAGATGTAATTGTAGCTATGTTTTTGGGAATAATTTATGGATATCTTGCTAAAACAATATTAGTAAAACATGACCTCTCTTATAAATACTAA
- a CDS encoding AraC family transcriptional regulator: MDKSTIKLHTISDILKILDEKPQSDGLHVYSNKDIITENPFSYPFRSDNFSVMLVVSGKLSIQLNLINYTLEANDFIIVSPKTVIHILDIHEGIQLIGISFTIDFALKSNINKNNIEAFDFFTSKIIPKLSFGYQEMESFLFMVNLLQKKNIERKNNFFGSEMISHTFSLLMLEIAIIYKKNYSELKIEASRKEELMMKFFKLLENNFKRERSLQFYADKLFVTTGHLTKVLKDVAGKTAGELIDDAVIMEARILLANPSLTISQIADELQFSDQSFFGKFFKKKIGASPSEYRKGKT; the protein is encoded by the coding sequence TTGGATAAAAGCACAATTAAATTACACACAATAAGTGATATTTTAAAAATCTTAGACGAGAAACCTCAATCTGACGGATTGCATGTGTATTCAAACAAAGATATTATTACAGAAAATCCGTTTTCTTATCCATTTAGATCAGATAATTTTTCTGTAATGTTAGTTGTTTCAGGCAAATTAAGCATTCAATTAAACCTTATAAACTATACTCTTGAGGCAAACGATTTTATAATTGTTTCTCCTAAAACGGTCATACACATTTTAGATATACATGAGGGAATACAATTAATTGGGATAAGCTTTACAATTGATTTTGCACTTAAAAGTAATATCAATAAAAATAATATTGAAGCATTCGATTTTTTTACCTCTAAAATAATTCCTAAACTTTCTTTCGGTTATCAAGAAATGGAATCCTTTTTATTTATGGTAAACCTTTTACAGAAAAAAAATATCGAAAGGAAAAATAACTTTTTTGGAAGTGAAATGATTAGTCATACATTCAGTTTATTAATGCTTGAAATAGCAATAATATACAAGAAAAATTATTCTGAATTAAAAATAGAAGCCTCTCGTAAAGAAGAACTTATGATGAAATTTTTTAAACTTCTTGAAAATAATTTTAAAAGAGAACGTAGTCTACAATTTTATGCAGACAAACTTTTTGTTACTACAGGTCATTTAACCAAAGTATTAAAAGACGTTGCTGGAAAAACTGCGGGTGAATTAATTGATGATGCTGTGATTATGGAAGCTCGAATTTTATTAGCAAATCCATCCTTAACAATTTCCCAAATAGCAGATGAATTACAATTCAGCGATCAATCTTTTTTTGGAAAATTCTTTAAAAAAAAGATAGGAGCTTCTCCTTCAGAGTATCGCAAAGGCAAAACTTAA
- a CDS encoding AAA family ATPase, with protein METEIKTHYNYHEIVTWLEQKGIELYGNHFKILEIDYPIIYKLIAYFLKDEASCFQYNISINKGILLSGPIGCGKTTLMSIMKYLTPAEHKFFVKPCREISFEFIQDGYQIIHKYSKGKLYESEPKIICFDDLGTENNLKYYGNECNVMAEILLSRYDIFIAKKIPTHITTNLSASEIETHYGKRVRSRMRELFNLIAYDNNTKDKR; from the coding sequence ATGGAAACAGAAATAAAAACCCATTACAACTATCACGAAATAGTTACTTGGTTAGAACAGAAAGGCATCGAATTATACGGCAATCATTTCAAAATCCTTGAAATCGATTACCCAATCATATACAAACTCATCGCTTATTTTCTCAAGGACGAGGCATCATGTTTTCAATACAACATCAGTATCAATAAAGGAATTCTACTTTCTGGACCTATCGGCTGCGGCAAAACGACACTAATGAGCATCATGAAATACCTAACACCTGCAGAACACAAATTTTTCGTGAAACCGTGCCGGGAAATAAGCTTCGAATTCATTCAAGACGGCTACCAAATCATACACAAATACAGCAAGGGAAAATTATATGAGTCAGAACCTAAAATAATCTGTTTTGACGATTTAGGAACAGAGAACAACTTAAAATACTACGGTAACGAATGTAACGTGATGGCAGAAATACTATTAAGTCGCTATGATATTTTTATTGCAAAAAAAATTCCAACGCACATCACTACAAATCTATCAGCATCAGAAATTGAAACCCATTACGGCAAGAGAGTAAGAAGCAGAATGCGGGAACTATTCAATTTAATAGCTTACGACAACAATACTAAAGACAAACGTTAG
- a CDS encoding transcriptional regulator: MNYIKHLTGFFDKVAKDRALNPTHVSLYMSLFQFWNCNRFKNPISISRDEVMRISKISSKATYHKCLKALHAQGYIKYEPSYNPFKGSHVFLFNFSDDLKPLPKSASSNFKPVNEQLLNKSCTGSETSTEQVDEQVVVPYINNTNITNNLNNSNSLNLGEQSKKNENDDSIFKNEKDLKEEKSSAKKEEKEIVPKIEEVRSYFLEQNFPEMEAQKFYNYFSSIGWLVGGKIPMVDWKAAANNWMFNAPKFISNERTDRTKQLDTSANKDYSEPL; encoded by the coding sequence ATGAATTACATAAAGCACCTCACAGGCTTTTTTGATAAGGTGGCCAAAGACAGAGCTTTGAATCCAACCCACGTAAGTCTATACATGTCGTTGTTTCAGTTCTGGAATTGCAACCGGTTTAAAAATCCGATAAGCATTTCGCGTGACGAAGTAATGAGAATAAGTAAGATTAGTTCAAAAGCCACGTACCACAAATGCCTCAAAGCTTTGCATGCGCAGGGCTATATCAAATACGAACCCTCATACAATCCATTCAAAGGAAGTCATGTTTTTTTATTCAATTTTTCAGATGATCTAAAGCCTTTACCTAAAAGTGCTAGTTCAAATTTTAAACCAGTCAATGAACAACTATTGAACAAGTCCTGTACTGGTTCTGAAACAAGTACTGAACAGGTTGATGAACAAGTCGTAGTACCTTATATAAACAATACAAACATTACAAACAATTTAAACAATTCAAACAGTTTAAACTTGGGCGAGCAATCCAAAAAAAATGAAAATGATGATTCTATTTTTAAAAATGAAAAAGATTTAAAAGAAGAAAAAAGTTCCGCTAAAAAAGAAGAAAAAGAAATTGTTCCAAAAATTGAAGAAGTTAGATCCTATTTCTTAGAGCAAAACTTTCCGGAAATGGAAGCCCAAAAATTCTACAACTACTTTTCAAGCATCGGCTGGCTAGTCGGTGGAAAAATACCAATGGTTGACTGGAAAGCAGCAGCCAATAACTGGATGTTTAACGCCCCAAAATTCATTTCAAATGAACGAACAGATAGAACAAAACAACTCGACACCTCAGCAAACAAAGATTACTCAGAGCCACTTTAA